A stretch of the Buchananella sp. 14KM1171 genome encodes the following:
- a CDS encoding septum formation family protein, whose protein sequence is MSQNNTPGFEPVASQPQAGATPAPAPAYRPPIGVDASPIWPSQPGGAAAPQASVPQASGPQAAVPSGAPAGQGAPAAAVAPAGAATVSAQAAPVQAPSAKPVGVADAAAPAARSKVAAPRAGRRAQQRRSSGEGKRAMIGVGAVAAAVTVGVGAWLGASMLGDKGAAPGELTVGQCVNWENITDVVKRADKPVIVTDCAKAHDGEVIAIGTVPEGFDFLSRHEVILPVCTDAFDSYIGVAYSQSALSGSYFDARQSRWEDGEREFACIAHTSDGSKLEGSVKDSQR, encoded by the coding sequence ATGTCGCAGAACAACACCCCCGGGTTTGAGCCAGTCGCGAGCCAGCCGCAGGCAGGCGCCACTCCTGCCCCCGCTCCCGCCTACCGGCCCCCGATCGGCGTGGACGCTTCCCCGATCTGGCCCTCCCAGCCGGGTGGCGCCGCCGCACCGCAGGCCTCAGTGCCGCAGGCCTCAGGCCCGCAGGCCGCCGTGCCGAGCGGTGCCCCTGCCGGCCAGGGCGCGCCGGCCGCTGCGGTTGCGCCCGCTGGCGCCGCGACTGTTTCGGCTCAGGCCGCCCCGGTACAGGCACCCTCCGCTAAGCCGGTCGGGGTGGCCGACGCCGCCGCGCCTGCCGCCCGGTCCAAGGTGGCCGCTCCTCGCGCCGGCAGGCGGGCCCAGCAGCGCCGCTCTTCGGGCGAGGGGAAGAGGGCCATGATCGGCGTGGGCGCGGTGGCCGCCGCCGTGACCGTCGGCGTGGGCGCGTGGCTCGGGGCCTCCATGCTGGGTGACAAGGGGGCCGCTCCCGGCGAGCTCACGGTGGGGCAGTGCGTGAACTGGGAGAACATCACCGACGTGGTCAAGCGCGCCGACAAGCCCGTGATCGTCACGGACTGCGCCAAGGCCCACGACGGGGAGGTCATCGCCATCGGCACGGTGCCGGAGGGCTTCGACTTCCTCTCGCGCCACGAGGTGATCCTGCCGGTGTGCACCGACGCGTTCGACTCTTATATAGGTGTGGCTTACTCCCAGTCGGCCCTGTCGGGCAGCTACTTCGATGCCCGCCAGTCCAGGTGGGAGGACGGAGAGCGGGAGTTCGCGTGCATCGCGCACACCTCGGACGGCTCTAAGCTCGAGGGCTCCGTGAAGGATTCTCAGCGGTAG
- a CDS encoding endo-alpha-N-acetylgalactosaminidase family protein — MPQRSRARLIAGSAAVALIASAMLAPAALADEGVGEVTPSAAEVVPDAYTYTRVPHTQLTAVSADSEELTGEGANGAKEKAVDGDNDTYWHTKWANVNPVPAPPHEIVIKVGEAGGIQNIGKIDVVPRQSSNASGRTHEWQLFYSVSDDIQNSANWEEIASGAWAEDHPNRLQTKSIILPRLITATHFKFVAKSSWGGKEGSTENVTSMGEFIPYTATGDPEPEPSSSATTPGTPEGPGTLPAVPAGVKVIEDSKLKVELDPTLPYVRNYTDKASTQQMRGKIGNAPVTVRLNNGSSTVTATVGAPVATATSVRYPLTFTGGTMDVVYTLADGVVTMTLENVAASTGSPKITSVEMPTLDLVSAVAAQDGAALALARLDVNRDNTGRTDEFIAINGSARLYEQRGSTYAFANTGGVAAALETNAIVDDKREDGTTHVSHMDLNRWYSSVRAAEGARFGTIRAGSFTVESQFAEDGLATHSKLTPKTKAEWAPFVKVAFAADQNNDTKVDWQDSAIRYRDIDIEARGSEKVATTVITRIPFNIVSQATHPFLKTLDDTKRVALATDFLGQQAMLKGYQAEGHDAAHPDYGGNYNFRAGGLEDINKLAAEAEKFNTSIGVHVNVTEQYPEARNFADTPYHMNSRGWNWMNQSWYINGRVDLGSGKVLKRFQQFRDEAHRNLDWLYIDVFYDFGWKADRLARELNAQGWRVGSEWSDKFERISIWSHWANDEKYGGKANKGINSQIIRFIDNSNKDNFNPHPLLGYSQVKDFEGWTGKVDWNVFYSNIWENNLPVKFLQLSPIMKWDDAAGRITFKNGTVASGASGLTGNFNSGSGTTFTYDGAEVLRGTKYLLPWTDNGTAQGAKRLYHFNPEGGSTTWTLTDAWKTQTSLKLYKLTDQGRVEVRDLPVSATKTVTIEAEANQPYVIYPSTSLPTPVAPEWGKHSMIKDPGFNSNALTDYETTGNVSVAKNDRAQYVAKLGEGASSLAQKLNNNQALPAGTYDVWAYVQIGENAAPGVRPVKLSVSGAGVTAGKYQEKVGEVPTTSLSQTTALNATASDQKFRYYYQRARVIFKTDGSAPVTFKVEAGDGATPVYVDDLRIVKFTEPNDKAPTDKTILFEDFEHTDTGYWPFVTGPAQGGDARTQLSRLNAPFTQKGWNPGNYGANGKLVDDVLDGEWSLKLHEENQGLVLKTTQQSMPFKAGKRYRVSFDYQNGIAPYYKFVVGYDSARQGARPNQTILDQVALPVKQTTTTFSHEFVAGGCGAYFVGIDSLGGAPLQSDLIIDNLRVEELGNATEVPPCAAADIRLPQGTVSLVGGETGKVYTAITNNESVAITNIKHTLTAPEGWTVAATGSSTYPVEVASLAPGETAYAEWNVTPPAAPTDTKLAARIAYTGPHGATAATAERAMVVLRGLQDGKNWLSDLPFLNEINGWGPIERDQANGENQAGDGRPLKIGTDQTFAKGLGTHARSSVEFDLAGRCTSFTAKVGVADYQQAKGSVVFEVWGDGRKLANTGLLTRSLTHNFNVDITNVKRLKLVVTDGGNGIGNDHANWGEAAVTCGTAPSQEPSQTPSQTPSQTPSQTPSQTPSQQPTEQPTEQPTQQPTQQPTQQPTEQPTQQPTQQPTQQPTQQPTEQPSGPVVDRIQGPSRVDTALAVAADPAFGKRFAVLANSASFADALSAAPLADTLDAPVLLTNGKVLEPRVLSALKARGVQEVYLAGGVQAVSADVEKALRGAGISVHRVAGTDRYATAAALARAALAMNPDLTRVLVADGNDFADAVSASGVSGRANAVVVLSSGNKIPAATKSFLDGAQMGRAVSAVGGKSAAALRSLGFVEGITFNSYVGADRYETSDVVATGLGSGAKNVVLATGALFPDSLVGGALANERDGVVLLVRKTQVPAGAAEFLRANKPTRVTLLGGTASIAESVKAEVERLIK; from the coding sequence ATGCCTCAACGTTCCCGTGCCCGCCTTATCGCGGGTTCCGCCGCGGTAGCGCTCATCGCTTCGGCGATGCTCGCGCCAGCCGCCCTAGCAGATGAGGGGGTGGGTGAGGTAACGCCTTCGGCTGCCGAAGTGGTCCCCGACGCGTACACCTACACCCGTGTCCCTCACACTCAGCTCACCGCTGTCTCCGCCGACTCTGAAGAACTCACCGGCGAGGGCGCCAACGGCGCCAAGGAGAAGGCCGTAGACGGTGACAACGACACCTACTGGCACACCAAGTGGGCGAACGTTAACCCGGTCCCGGCTCCGCCGCACGAGATCGTGATCAAGGTCGGCGAGGCCGGCGGCATCCAGAACATTGGCAAGATCGACGTCGTTCCGCGCCAGTCTTCCAACGCCTCTGGCCGCACCCACGAGTGGCAGCTGTTCTACTCGGTGTCTGACGACATCCAGAACTCCGCCAACTGGGAGGAGATCGCCTCCGGCGCTTGGGCGGAGGACCACCCCAACCGTCTGCAGACCAAGTCCATCATTCTGCCGCGTCTGATCACCGCCACCCACTTCAAGTTCGTGGCCAAGTCCTCTTGGGGCGGTAAGGAAGGCTCCACCGAGAACGTCACCTCCATGGGTGAGTTCATCCCCTACACCGCCACCGGCGACCCAGAGCCGGAGCCCAGCAGCTCCGCCACCACGCCCGGTACGCCCGAGGGCCCCGGCACCCTGCCGGCCGTTCCCGCCGGCGTCAAGGTGATCGAGGACTCCAAGCTCAAGGTTGAGCTGGACCCGACCCTGCCCTACGTGCGTAACTACACGGACAAGGCCTCCACGCAGCAGATGCGCGGCAAGATCGGTAACGCCCCGGTCACCGTTCGCCTGAACAACGGCTCCTCCACCGTCACCGCCACCGTCGGCGCTCCGGTCGCCACCGCCACCTCGGTGCGCTACCCGCTGACCTTCACTGGCGGCACCATGGACGTGGTCTACACCCTCGCCGACGGCGTGGTCACCATGACCCTGGAGAACGTGGCTGCCTCTACCGGCTCCCCCAAGATCACCTCCGTGGAGATGCCCACGCTGGACCTGGTCTCCGCCGTCGCCGCCCAGGACGGCGCCGCCCTGGCGCTCGCCCGCCTGGACGTGAACCGTGACAACACGGGCCGCACCGACGAGTTCATCGCCATCAACGGCTCTGCTCGCCTGTACGAGCAGCGTGGCTCCACCTACGCCTTCGCCAACACCGGTGGCGTTGCTGCCGCGCTGGAGACCAACGCGATCGTCGACGACAAGCGCGAGGACGGCACCACGCACGTCTCCCACATGGACCTCAACCGCTGGTACTCCTCCGTGCGCGCCGCTGAGGGCGCCCGCTTCGGTACCATCCGCGCCGGTTCCTTCACCGTGGAGTCCCAGTTCGCCGAGGACGGCCTGGCCACCCACTCCAAGCTGACCCCGAAGACCAAGGCCGAGTGGGCGCCGTTCGTGAAGGTTGCCTTCGCCGCCGACCAGAACAACGACACCAAGGTTGACTGGCAGGACTCCGCGATCCGCTACCGTGACATCGACATCGAGGCCCGTGGTAGCGAGAAGGTCGCCACCACGGTCATCACCCGCATCCCGTTCAACATCGTCTCCCAGGCCACGCACCCGTTCCTGAAGACGCTGGACGACACCAAGCGCGTGGCCCTGGCCACCGACTTCCTGGGCCAGCAGGCCATGCTGAAGGGTTACCAGGCTGAGGGTCACGACGCGGCCCACCCGGACTACGGAGGCAACTACAACTTCCGCGCCGGTGGCCTGGAGGACATCAACAAGCTGGCTGCGGAGGCGGAGAAGTTCAACACCTCCATCGGTGTGCACGTCAACGTCACCGAGCAGTACCCGGAGGCCCGCAACTTCGCCGACACCCCGTACCACATGAACAGCCGTGGCTGGAACTGGATGAACCAGTCCTGGTACATCAACGGCCGTGTTGACCTGGGTTCCGGCAAGGTGCTCAAGCGCTTCCAGCAGTTCCGCGACGAGGCGCACCGCAACCTGGACTGGCTCTACATCGACGTCTTCTACGACTTTGGTTGGAAGGCTGACCGCCTGGCCCGTGAGCTCAACGCTCAGGGTTGGCGCGTGGGCTCGGAGTGGTCCGACAAGTTCGAGCGCATCTCCATCTGGTCCCACTGGGCCAACGACGAGAAGTACGGTGGCAAGGCGAACAAGGGTATTAACTCCCAGATCATTCGCTTCATCGACAACTCCAACAAGGACAACTTCAACCCGCACCCGCTGCTGGGCTACTCCCAGGTCAAGGACTTCGAGGGTTGGACCGGTAAGGTCGACTGGAACGTCTTCTACAGCAACATCTGGGAGAACAACCTGCCGGTGAAGTTCCTGCAGCTTTCCCCGATCATGAAGTGGGACGACGCTGCCGGCCGTATCACCTTCAAGAACGGCACCGTTGCTTCCGGCGCTTCCGGCCTGACCGGCAACTTCAACTCCGGTAGCGGCACCACCTTCACCTACGACGGTGCCGAGGTGCTGCGCGGCACCAAGTACCTGCTGCCGTGGACCGACAACGGCACCGCGCAGGGCGCCAAGCGTCTGTACCACTTCAACCCGGAGGGTGGCTCCACCACCTGGACCCTGACCGACGCGTGGAAGACCCAGACCTCCCTGAAGCTGTACAAGCTGACGGACCAGGGCCGCGTCGAGGTGCGCGACCTGCCGGTTTCCGCCACCAAGACGGTCACGATCGAGGCGGAGGCCAACCAGCCTTACGTCATCTACCCCTCCACCAGCCTGCCGACGCCGGTTGCGCCCGAGTGGGGTAAGCACTCCATGATCAAGGACCCGGGCTTCAACTCGAACGCCCTGACCGACTACGAGACCACCGGTAACGTCTCCGTCGCCAAGAACGACCGCGCTCAGTACGTTGCCAAGCTCGGCGAGGGCGCCTCTTCGCTGGCGCAGAAGCTGAACAACAACCAGGCCCTGCCGGCCGGCACCTACGACGTGTGGGCTTACGTCCAGATCGGCGAGAACGCCGCTCCTGGCGTCCGCCCGGTCAAGCTGTCCGTCTCCGGCGCCGGCGTCACTGCGGGCAAGTACCAGGAGAAGGTTGGCGAGGTTCCCACCACCAGCCTGTCCCAGACCACGGCCCTGAACGCCACCGCGTCTGACCAGAAGTTCCGCTACTACTACCAGCGCGCTCGCGTCATCTTCAAGACCGACGGTTCCGCCCCGGTGACCTTCAAGGTTGAGGCCGGCGACGGCGCGACCCCGGTTTACGTGGACGACCTGCGTATCGTGAAGTTCACCGAGCCGAACGACAAGGCCCCGACGGACAAGACCATCCTGTTCGAGGACTTCGAGCACACCGACACCGGTTACTGGCCGTTCGTCACCGGTCCCGCCCAGGGCGGCGACGCGCGCACCCAGCTGTCTCGCCTGAACGCCCCCTTCACCCAGAAGGGCTGGAACCCGGGCAACTACGGCGCTAACGGCAAGCTGGTGGACGACGTTCTGGACGGCGAGTGGTCCCTGAAGCTCCACGAGGAGAACCAGGGCCTAGTCCTGAAGACCACGCAGCAGTCCATGCCGTTCAAGGCGGGCAAGCGCTACCGCGTGTCCTTCGACTACCAGAACGGTATTGCCCCGTACTACAAGTTCGTGGTCGGTTACGACTCCGCCCGCCAGGGCGCTCGCCCGAACCAGACCATCCTGGACCAGGTTGCCCTGCCGGTGAAGCAGACCACTACCACCTTCTCCCACGAGTTCGTGGCCGGTGGCTGTGGCGCCTACTTCGTGGGTATCGACTCCCTGGGTGGTGCTCCGCTGCAGTCTGACCTGATCATCGACAACCTGCGTGTCGAGGAGCTGGGCAACGCCACCGAGGTGCCGCCGTGCGCCGCTGCGGACATCCGTCTGCCGCAGGGCACCGTCTCCCTGGTTGGTGGCGAGACCGGCAAGGTCTACACCGCGATCACCAACAACGAGTCTGTGGCGATCACCAACATCAAGCACACCCTGACGGCCCCCGAGGGCTGGACGGTTGCTGCTACCGGTTCCTCCACCTACCCGGTCGAGGTTGCCTCCCTGGCTCCGGGCGAGACCGCCTACGCCGAGTGGAACGTGACCCCGCCGGCCGCCCCGACGGACACCAAGCTGGCCGCCCGTATCGCCTACACCGGCCCGCACGGCGCCACCGCCGCTACGGCGGAGCGCGCCATGGTGGTGCTGCGCGGCCTGCAGGACGGCAAGAACTGGCTGTCTGACCTGCCGTTCCTGAACGAGATCAACGGCTGGGGCCCGATCGAGCGCGACCAGGCCAACGGTGAGAACCAGGCCGGCGACGGTCGTCCGCTGAAGATCGGTACCGACCAGACCTTCGCCAAGGGTCTGGGTACCCACGCCCGCTCCTCCGTGGAGTTCGACCTGGCCGGTCGCTGCACCTCCTTCACCGCGAAGGTCGGTGTGGCCGACTACCAGCAGGCCAAGGGTTCCGTTGTGTTCGAGGTTTGGGGCGATGGCCGCAAGCTGGCCAACACGGGCCTGCTGACCCGCAGCCTGACCCACAACTTCAACGTGGACATCACCAACGTCAAGCGTCTGAAGCTGGTGGTCACCGACGGTGGCAACGGTATCGGTAACGACCACGCCAACTGGGGTGAGGCCGCTGTCACCTGTGGCACTGCCCCGTCTCAGGAGCCGTCGCAGACCCCGTCGCAGACCCCGTCGCAGACCCCGTCGCAGACCCCGTCGCAGACCCCGTCTCAGCAGCCGACCGAGCAGCCGACCGAGCAGCCGACCCAGCAGCCGACCCAGCAGCCGACCCAGCAGCCGACCGAGCAGCCGACCCAGCAGCCGACCCAGCAGCCGACCCAGCAGCCGACCCAGCAGCCGACCGAGCAGCCGTCCGGCCCGGTGGTGGACCGCATCCAGGGCCCGTCCCGCGTGGACACCGCCCTGGCCGTGGCTGCGGACCCGGCGTTCGGCAAGCGCTTCGCGGTGCTGGCTAACTCGGCCTCCTTCGCCGACGCTCTGTCTGCCGCTCCGCTGGCTGACACCCTGGACGCGCCGGTCCTGCTGACCAACGGCAAGGTGCTCGAGCCTCGCGTGCTGTCCGCCCTCAAGGCGCGCGGCGTGCAGGAGGTCTACCTAGCTGGTGGCGTCCAGGCCGTCTCCGCTGATGTGGAGAAGGCTCTGCGTGGCGCGGGCATCTCCGTCCACCGCGTTGCCGGTACGGACCGCTACGCCACGGCTGCCGCGCTCGCTCGCGCCGCCCTGGCGATGAACCCCGACCTGACGCGTGTCCTGGTTGCCGACGGCAACGACTTCGCTGACGCCGTCTCCGCTTCCGGTGTTTCCGGTCGCGCAAACGCGGTCGTGGTCCTCTCCTCCGGCAACAAGATCCCTGCGGCCACGAAGAGCTTCCTGGACGGTGCTCAGATGGGTCGTGCGGTGAGCGCGGTCGGTGGCAAGTCCGCTGCGGCGCTGAGGTCCCTGGGCTTCGTTGAGGGCATCACCTTCAACAGCTACGTCGGTGCTGACCGCTACGAGACCTCCGACGTGGTTGCGACGGGCCTGGGTTCCGGCGCCAAGAACGTTGTTCTGGCCACCGGCGCGCTGTTCCCCGACTCCCTGGTCGGTGGTGCGCTGGCCAACGAGCGCGACGGCGTGGTGCTGTTGGTGCGTAAGACTCAGGTGCCGGCTGGTGCCGCCGAGTTCCTGCGCGCGAACAAGCCGACCCGCGTCACCCTGCTGGGTGGCACGGCGTCGATCGCCGAGTCCGTCAAGGCCGAGGTTGAGCGACTGATCAAGTAA
- a CDS encoding cupin domain-containing protein — protein MAYYIGPDAGKQPMVTDIEKMTKDNDKFRVTVWTGEHLQLTVMSIPVGGDIGLEVHEGVDQFLRIEAGKGRCEMGLTEDNLDFVREVEDDDVILVPTGYWHNITNIGDEPLKLYTLYGPADHVAGTVHDTQADAEADPNEH, from the coding sequence ATGGCTTACTACATCGGCCCGGACGCCGGCAAGCAGCCCATGGTCACCGACATCGAGAAGATGACCAAGGACAACGACAAGTTCCGCGTCACCGTCTGGACCGGCGAGCACCTGCAGCTCACGGTCATGTCCATCCCGGTCGGCGGCGACATCGGCCTGGAGGTCCACGAGGGTGTCGACCAGTTCCTGCGCATCGAGGCCGGTAAGGGCCGCTGCGAGATGGGCCTGACCGAGGACAACCTGGACTTCGTGCGCGAGGTCGAGGACGACGACGTGATCCTGGTCCCCACCGGCTACTGGCACAACATCACCAACATCGGCGACGAGCCGCTCAAGCTCTACACCCTGTACGGTCCGGCCGACCACGTGGCCGGCACGGTGCACGACACCCAGGCCGACGCCGAGGCCGACCCGAACGAGCACTGA
- a CDS encoding DUF4921 family protein has protein sequence MMTREPLTWMADGTLKQVNPFSGTQVWTVPGRGNRPIGRPPAVSEPLGPDAHTATCAFCSDRTAQTPPEKTRLHAGELVRGADPALAALPADFRRIPNLFEIVSFDYWRRNYDFGLDDAAAARQEQWLADPLGRERVAGVVEAKLRAAGASGAEADWERLDERARRELSAPFFGGSHDVIVARRHYTDEATTTADLASCGTLSPAEHRDYVAITVDALRDLYASNRYVRYVQVFQNWLAPAGASFDHLHKQLVGIDERGGNIELEIAQAHANPNLYNDWGVNYAHRHNLMVAANEHAVAFAGFGHRYPSLEVYSRSSATFPWEVSAAERDAMSDLLHALHAAAGAHLPSNEEWHHQPPDAITPMPWRVVIKWRVSTLAGFEGGSKINTNTIDPFTLRDRVTAALRELRERGAIANLAIAEEVSLPVNPLAYLRS, from the coding sequence ATGATGACGCGCGAGCCGCTGACGTGGATGGCGGATGGGACGCTGAAGCAGGTCAATCCGTTCTCTGGTACGCAGGTGTGGACGGTGCCGGGGCGGGGGAACCGCCCGATCGGCCGCCCGCCGGCGGTGAGCGAGCCGCTGGGACCTGACGCCCACACGGCCACCTGCGCGTTCTGTTCGGACCGCACCGCGCAGACCCCGCCGGAGAAGACCCGCCTGCACGCCGGCGAGCTGGTGCGCGGCGCCGATCCCGCGCTGGCGGCCCTGCCGGCCGATTTTCGGCGCATCCCCAACCTGTTTGAGATCGTTTCCTTCGATTACTGGCGCCGCAATTACGACTTTGGATTGGACGACGCTGCCGCCGCCCGCCAGGAGCAGTGGTTGGCTGACCCGCTGGGACGCGAGCGCGTGGCCGGTGTGGTTGAGGCCAAGCTGCGCGCCGCCGGGGCGAGCGGAGCGGAGGCGGACTGGGAGCGGCTGGATGAGCGGGCGCGCCGGGAGCTTTCCGCCCCGTTCTTCGGGGGCAGCCACGACGTGATCGTGGCCCGCCGCCACTACACGGACGAAGCCACCACCACGGCTGACCTGGCCAGTTGCGGCACGCTCAGCCCGGCCGAGCACCGCGACTACGTGGCCATCACGGTGGACGCGCTGCGGGACCTGTACGCCTCGAACCGCTACGTGCGCTACGTGCAGGTGTTCCAGAACTGGCTGGCGCCGGCGGGCGCGAGCTTTGACCACCTGCACAAGCAGCTGGTCGGCATCGACGAGCGCGGCGGGAACATCGAGTTGGAGATCGCCCAGGCGCACGCCAACCCGAACCTGTACAACGACTGGGGCGTGAACTATGCCCACCGACACAACCTGATGGTGGCCGCCAACGAGCACGCGGTGGCATTCGCGGGCTTTGGGCACCGCTACCCGTCCCTGGAGGTCTATTCCAGAAGCTCGGCCACCTTCCCCTGGGAGGTGAGCGCTGCGGAGCGCGACGCGATGAGCGACCTGCTGCACGCCCTACACGCCGCCGCCGGCGCACACCTGCCCAGCAACGAGGAGTGGCACCACCAGCCCCCGGATGCGATCACGCCAATGCCCTGGCGCGTGGTGATCAAGTGGCGCGTCTCCACCCTGGCGGGATTCGAGGGTGGCTCGAAGATCAACACAAATACCATCGACCCGTTCACGCTACGCGACCGGGTCACGGCCGCCCTGCGGGAGCTGCGCGAGCGCGGCGCGATCGCCAACCTGGCCATCGCCGAGGAGGTTTCGCTGCCGGTTAATCCGCTCGCGTATCTGCGCAGCTAG
- a CDS encoding glycosyltransferase family 2 protein encodes MQEQADSRSVPTRADAPRQARRAQDATGGARPLVDVVIAVHRAERPIARAVASVLTGNSTPTRAIVVAHNIEPALIQQSLGEWAQDPRVLLLSHMDGIASPAGPMNAGFDAATAEFVSLLGSDDTFEPGTIDRWVEWANAPDGPFDYVLANRVEPDGTNAPTPPVRLNRRKHLDGVRDRLVYRMSALGLIRRTALGEQRFPEGVPTGEDILFATRFWFGGFKVAFAFGPPGYLVHDDQKVRATTTDRPVGEDLKYLDELLAPTQPWMRNKAQRRSLLVKLLRQNLPDVAIKRLTLGWDEQSVAELAQKTRWVLSLDPGAAACLSRNEWALIKALSTGQSSRDQTEALVKRRSRLRSLGTILPHRCWALFHPQGPLRYQLAGSRLARA; translated from the coding sequence ATGCAGGAGCAGGCAGATTCCCGGTCCGTCCCCACCCGGGCAGATGCGCCCAGGCAGGCGCGGCGGGCGCAGGACGCGACCGGCGGGGCCCGCCCGCTCGTGGACGTGGTCATCGCCGTGCACCGCGCTGAGCGCCCCATCGCCCGAGCCGTCGCCTCCGTGCTGACGGGCAACTCCACTCCCACACGAGCGATCGTGGTGGCCCACAACATCGAGCCTGCCTTGATCCAGCAATCTCTGGGAGAGTGGGCGCAGGATCCGCGTGTCTTGCTGTTGTCCCACATGGACGGGATAGCCAGCCCAGCTGGCCCCATGAACGCTGGCTTTGATGCCGCCACGGCAGAGTTTGTGAGCCTGCTTGGCTCAGATGACACGTTTGAACCCGGCACCATCGACCGGTGGGTGGAATGGGCCAACGCCCCCGACGGGCCATTCGACTACGTGTTGGCAAACCGAGTCGAGCCAGATGGCACCAACGCCCCCACCCCGCCGGTCAGGCTGAACAGAAGGAAGCACCTAGACGGCGTGCGCGATCGGCTGGTCTACCGCATGTCTGCCCTCGGGCTCATACGGAGAACGGCCCTGGGGGAGCAGCGCTTCCCGGAGGGCGTGCCCACGGGGGAGGACATCCTGTTCGCCACCCGATTCTGGTTTGGCGGCTTCAAGGTGGCTTTCGCCTTTGGGCCCCCGGGCTACCTAGTGCACGACGACCAGAAGGTACGCGCCACCACCACGGACCGTCCGGTAGGCGAGGACCTGAAGTACCTGGACGAGCTGCTTGCCCCCACCCAGCCGTGGATGCGCAACAAGGCACAACGGCGCTCGCTGTTAGTAAAGCTGCTGCGGCAAAACCTGCCCGACGTCGCCATCAAGCGCCTAACGCTCGGGTGGGATGAGCAGTCAGTGGCGGAGTTGGCGCAGAAGACTAGATGGGTGCTCAGCCTGGACCCCGGGGCCGCAGCCTGCCTGTCGCGAAACGAATGGGCCCTGATCAAGGCACTCAGTACGGGGCAGTCCAGCCGGGACCAGACGGAGGCGCTGGTCAAACGGCGCTCCCGTCTGCGTTCGCTGGGCACGATCCTGCCCCACCGGTGCTGGGCGCTGTTCCACCCGCAGGGCCCTCTGCGCTACCAGTTGGCCGGTTCGCGGCTGGCGCGCGCCTGA
- a CDS encoding ABC transporter ATP-binding protein: MSLEIDDVTVRYGDLAAVDRVSLTVGTPPAVGEGASAPGEAGGGEIVALLGESGSGKSTLLRAVAGLEPLAAGQIRFGGQRIDAVAVYKRGFALMFQDGQLFAHRDVAGNVGYALPKELSRPEREERVAELLELVGLGGYQRRPIGTLSGGQAQRVALARALAASPRLLLLDEPLSALDRTLREHLTVELRGIIRAAGISALYVTHDHDEAFTVADRVGVMVNGRLERLGTPREVWAQPGSAAVEKFLSFGPFLEAVRWRLDALGERSA, encoded by the coding sequence GTGAGCCTGGAAATCGACGACGTCACCGTGCGCTACGGGGACCTGGCCGCAGTGGACCGGGTCAGCCTCACCGTGGGCACGCCGCCCGCTGTTGGCGAGGGTGCCTCCGCGCCCGGTGAGGCTGGTGGCGGGGAGATCGTTGCCCTGCTGGGCGAGTCGGGGTCGGGGAAGTCCACGCTGCTGCGCGCCGTGGCCGGGTTGGAGCCGCTGGCGGCCGGGCAGATCCGCTTTGGCGGCCAGCGCATCGACGCTGTTGCGGTCTACAAGCGCGGCTTTGCCCTCATGTTCCAGGACGGCCAGCTCTTTGCCCACCGCGACGTGGCGGGCAACGTGGGCTACGCCCTGCCCAAGGAGCTCTCGAGGCCGGAGCGGGAGGAGCGGGTGGCCGAGCTGTTGGAGCTGGTGGGCCTGGGGGGCTACCAGCGGCGCCCCATCGGCACGCTCAGCGGCGGGCAGGCCCAGCGCGTGGCCCTGGCGCGGGCGCTCGCGGCCAGCCCGCGCCTGCTGCTGCTGGACGAGCCGCTCTCCGCCCTGGATCGCACCCTACGCGAGCACCTGACGGTGGAGCTGCGCGGGATCATCCGGGCGGCCGGCATCAGCGCCCTGTACGTCACCCACGATCACGACGAGGCTTTCACCGTGGCCGACCGCGTAGGGGTGATGGTGAACGGGCGCCTGGAGCGGCTGGGCACCCCGCGCGAGGTGTGGGCGCAGCCGGGCAGCGCGGCCGTGGAGAAGTTCCTGTCCTTCGGGCCGTTCCTGGAGGCGGTGCGCTGGCGCCTGGACGCGCTCGGTGAGCGCTCCGCCTAG